One window from the genome of Lentimicrobiaceae bacterium encodes:
- a CDS encoding ATP-binding protein, whose amino-acid sequence MELYKKIKHYFLIEYASHSIEIQKRIKLLIYFNFIGLLVLFFLLLIRLFGDNNIFLLTGDILLFVVIISSLYFIKKKKLYYATTVISILPIAILFYYVFESLAYKYTIPVESIFSSLALLALGFLFLSLFALRNLQLVIYTAVSFVVISIHYYFSVQSSNSNFFNTENITYYLISLLALAVSYILSYLIIKLFREMVNIIKNSLRFSEQNYFSLFTNMIDGFCYLKIESDKDNKPTDALFLEINNAFSTLTGLSRENILGKRITDIPIFANFNFEKILKIIQNVTSQNEDWRKENYVPELDNWFDIYIYSPHQQYFVIIIRDINQRKQTEYLLQRRDKIMQSLGVIAGHLLSSSDLHFAINHIIKKIGEATQVSRTYIFQNHYDENTRLLTSQKYEWVAEGIEPQLQNSTLQNFSYEVFGKHLFKTLLNNQVFSGSVAQMPSPEKEVLIAQNILSIVIVPIYVENAWWGFMGFDDCLKEREWTSAEIDALLLVSSAIGSLIERRKIETQLQLAKERAEESDKLKTAFLANLSHEIRTPMNAIIGFSNMLIDDSLKTDDRQEYIALIKSSGANLMNLINDIIDIAKIESGQLVLENVTFSLIEVLNEVLVNCNREKIEKRKKLLEISLVLPETEILSLHTDPVRLKQVYSNLLSNALKFTETGGIRFGYTIENNGIKFFVSDTGIGIPKEKISLIFDRFSQVDSSYTREYGGTGLGLTISRKLVEMMEGTISVESEVGVGSTFYFTLPLDKATLANAKGDGMKLQWANKIVLIAEDVDSNYLFLNKVLKKMGIKTLWAKNGKEAVEIFTDNRDVGSIDLVLMDIQMPIMNGYEATRAIKAINPSIPVIAQTAFALENDKEKTLAAGCNDYISKPIKNEELMEILHKYLDK is encoded by the coding sequence ATGGAATTATACAAAAAAATAAAACACTATTTTCTTATTGAGTATGCGTCTCACTCCATTGAAATACAAAAACGCATAAAATTACTTATTTACTTTAACTTTATCGGGCTGCTTGTTTTATTTTTTCTATTATTAATTCGTTTATTTGGAGATAATAACATTTTTTTATTAACTGGAGATATTTTACTTTTTGTTGTAATCATTTCCTCTCTATATTTTATCAAAAAAAAGAAATTATATTATGCAACTACAGTAATAAGCATTTTACCTATTGCCATTCTTTTTTATTATGTTTTTGAAAGCCTTGCCTATAAATATACTATTCCTGTCGAAAGTATTTTCTCCTCATTAGCCCTTTTGGCATTAGGATTTTTATTTCTTTCTTTGTTTGCATTACGAAATTTACAATTGGTTATCTATACTGCGGTTTCTTTTGTTGTAATAAGTATCCATTATTATTTTAGTGTTCAATCATCTAATAGTAATTTTTTCAATACTGAAAACATAACTTATTATTTGATTTCTTTACTAGCATTAGCCGTTAGTTATATCCTTTCATATCTTATTATCAAATTGTTTAGGGAAATGGTGAATATAATAAAAAATTCGCTTCGTTTTAGCGAACAAAATTATTTTTCGCTGTTTACCAACATGATAGATGGTTTCTGTTATTTAAAAATCGAATCGGATAAAGACAACAAACCAACCGATGCGCTGTTTTTGGAAATAAACAACGCCTTTTCTACTCTTACCGGTCTTTCAAGAGAAAATATTTTAGGAAAACGTATCACTGACATTCCAATTTTTGCAAATTTTAATTTTGAGAAAATTTTAAAAATTATTCAAAATGTAACTTCACAAAATGAAGACTGGAGGAAAGAAAATTACGTTCCTGAATTGGATAACTGGTTCGATATATATATCTATAGTCCTCATCAACAATATTTTGTCATTATAATCCGAGATATTAACCAACGTAAACAAACCGAATATTTACTGCAACGCAGAGATAAAATCATGCAAAGCCTGGGAGTGATTGCAGGTCATCTTTTATCATCTTCCGATTTACATTTTGCTATCAATCACATTATCAAAAAAATAGGTGAAGCAACGCAGGTAAGCAGAACCTATATTTTTCAAAATCATTACGATGAAAATACTCGTCTGCTGACAAGTCAGAAATACGAATGGGTTGCCGAAGGCATTGAGCCACAGCTACAGAACTCAACTTTGCAAAATTTTTCCTATGAAGTGTTTGGTAAACATCTTTTCAAAACTCTGCTCAACAATCAGGTCTTTTCTGGATCGGTTGCCCAGATGCCTTCACCGGAAAAAGAAGTACTCATTGCGCAAAATATCCTCTCTATTGTAATTGTTCCAATTTACGTTGAAAATGCCTGGTGGGGATTCATGGGTTTCGATGATTGCCTCAAGGAAAGAGAATGGACATCGGCTGAAATAGACGCATTATTATTGGTTTCCAGCGCTATAGGAAGTTTGATCGAACGTAGAAAAATTGAAACCCAATTGCAACTGGCCAAAGAAAGAGCCGAAGAAAGCGACAAACTGAAAACGGCATTTTTAGCCAACCTTTCCCACGAAATCCGAACCCCAATGAACGCAATAATCGGGTTCTCCAATATGCTTATTGATGATTCTCTGAAAACAGACGACCGGCAGGAATACATTGCATTGATCAAATCAAGCGGAGCGAATCTGATGAACCTGATAAATGACATCATTGATATTGCAAAAATTGAATCCGGACAGTTGGTATTGGAAAACGTTACTTTTTCGTTGATTGAAGTTTTAAACGAAGTGTTGGTAAACTGCAACCGTGAAAAAATTGAAAAAAGAAAAAAATTACTCGAAATATCGCTTGTATTACCCGAAACAGAAATTCTCAGCCTGCATACCGATCCTGTCAGGCTAAAACAGGTGTATTCCAACCTGCTTAGCAATGCCCTGAAGTTCACTGAAACTGGGGGTATACGATTTGGTTATACAATTGAAAATAATGGAATTAAATTTTTTGTCAGTGATACGGGAATTGGCATTCCCAAGGAAAAAATTTCTCTGATTTTCGACAGGTTCAGCCAGGTAGATAGCTCTTATACAAGAGAGTATGGTGGAACTGGGCTTGGGCTTACCATCAGCCGTAAGTTAGTGGAAATGATGGAAGGCACAATTTCTGTCGAGTCTGAAGTTGGAGTCGGTTCAACCTTTTATTTTACACTCCCTCTGGATAAAGCTACACTGGCTAATGCAAAGGGCGATGGAATGAAATTACAATGGGCAAATAAAATTGTACTGATTGCCGAAGATGTAGATTCTAATTATTTGTTTTTAAACAAAGTATTGAAAAAAATGGGAATAAAAACCCTGTGGGCAAAAAATGGAAAAGAAGCCGTGGAAATTTTCACCGACAATCGTGATGTTGGGTCTATTGATCTGGTATTAATGGATATACAAATGCCAATTATGAATGGCTACGAAGCCACTCGTGCTATTAAAGCCATTAATCCTTCTATTCCTGTGATTGCCCAAACGGCATTTGCGCTTGAAAACGATAAAGAAAAAACCCTAGCTGCCGGATGCAATGATTACATTTCTAAACCCATTAAAAATGAAGAATTGATGGAAATTCTGCACAAATATTTAGATAAATAG
- a CDS encoding branched-chain amino acid aminotransferase, whose product MEHNNIEWSKLPFAYFKTDYNVRCYYRNGKWGRLEISSSEYINIHMAASGLHYGQEAFEGMKAFRGKDGKVRIFRLEENAKRMESSAKGVMMAVVPGDLFKEAVLTVVKLNETYIPPYGTGASLYIRPLLFGSGACVGVKPADEYMFLIFVGPVGPYFKEGFSPVNIQIARDADRAAPLGTGHYKVGGNYAASLASGERAHNEGFSAVLYLDAKEKIYIDECGPANFFGIKNKTYVTPLSDSILPSITNKSLMVLAESFGLKVERRPVPVEELSDFEEVGACGTAAVISPIKKIVDRDTGAEYLYCKDGKAGPVSTQLFKKLQAIQSGDEPDTFGWNTIL is encoded by the coding sequence ATGGAACATAATAATATAGAATGGAGTAAGTTGCCCTTTGCTTATTTTAAAACCGATTACAATGTACGTTGCTACTACCGTAACGGGAAATGGGGCAGATTGGAAATTTCATCGTCGGAATACATTAATATACATATGGCAGCCTCCGGGTTACACTATGGTCAGGAAGCTTTTGAAGGGATGAAAGCCTTTAGGGGTAAAGATGGTAAAGTTAGGATTTTCCGTCTCGAAGAAAATGCAAAACGTATGGAAAGCTCTGCAAAAGGAGTGATGATGGCAGTGGTACCCGGAGACTTGTTTAAAGAAGCTGTACTTACTGTAGTAAAACTTAATGAAACGTATATTCCACCTTATGGAACAGGTGCCTCGCTTTATATCAGACCTTTATTGTTTGGTAGTGGTGCCTGTGTTGGTGTAAAACCAGCTGACGAATACATGTTTTTAATTTTTGTAGGGCCAGTGGGGCCTTATTTTAAGGAAGGATTCAGCCCGGTAAACATTCAGATAGCCCGCGATGCCGACAGGGCAGCCCCCCTGGGTACCGGACATTACAAAGTAGGCGGTAATTATGCTGCCAGCCTTGCCTCTGGCGAACGTGCACATAATGAAGGCTTTTCGGCAGTACTTTATCTTGATGCAAAGGAAAAAATATATATTGACGAGTGCGGTCCTGCCAATTTTTTCGGCATTAAAAACAAAACCTATGTTACTCCGCTCTCCGATTCTATTTTACCCTCTATTACCAATAAAAGCCTGATGGTTCTTGCCGAAAGCTTTGGGTTGAAAGTAGAGCGTCGTCCGGTACCTGTAGAAGAACTGTCGGATTTTGAGGAAGTTGGTGCATGCGGTACTGCTGCAGTTATTTCACCCATCAAAAAAATTGTTGATCGCGATACCGGCGCCGAATATTTGTACTGTAAAGATGGAAAGGCAGGACCTGTTTCCACCCAGTTGTTCAAGAAACTACAAGCCATTCAATCGGGAGATGAACCCGATACATTCGGGTGGAACACGATATTATAA